The Zavarzinella sp. genome includes a window with the following:
- a CDS encoding LL-diaminopimelate aminotransferase encodes MSATADPWFQSLFADRIGGANYGKGTEIYKFEKIKRAKRKALADHPELRLLDFGIGENDDMADTSVREALKVQVDRAENRGYADNGIAAYKQAAADLMARQFGVTLNPDTEICHCIGSKPAYAMLPACFINPGDVTLMTVPGYPVAGTHTRYYGGEVHRLPLLEKNGFFPDLDGIPSDIRKRAKLLVINYPNSPTGAVATTDFYKKVIEFAHTNQIIVVQDAAHCMLNYQGPPTSFLQVDGAKEVGVEVHSMSKGYNMIGWRLGWVCGHPKIVQAYADVKDNSDSGQFMAIQMAAAQALANPEIPRAVCEKYRRRLEKLVAVLKDVGFAAQMPGGTYFLYTKAPTGAGERNFANAEEASQFLIHEQSVCTVPWDDAGSYLRFSATYIAPTEADEDDLMSETRKRLHNLNLRFS; translated from the coding sequence ATGTCTGCGACGGCTGATCCCTGGTTTCAATCGCTTTTTGCCGACCGTATTGGTGGTGCCAACTACGGGAAAGGCACCGAAATATACAAATTTGAAAAAATCAAACGTGCGAAGCGAAAAGCCCTGGCAGACCACCCGGAATTGCGATTGCTGGACTTTGGAATCGGCGAAAACGACGATATGGCCGATACCAGCGTGCGGGAAGCACTGAAAGTACAGGTCGATCGTGCGGAAAACCGGGGTTACGCTGATAATGGCATTGCAGCCTACAAACAGGCTGCCGCTGATCTGATGGCACGCCAATTCGGTGTGACTCTGAATCCCGATACCGAAATCTGCCACTGTATTGGCTCCAAGCCAGCGTATGCAATGCTGCCTGCCTGCTTCATCAATCCGGGTGATGTCACACTGATGACGGTGCCAGGGTATCCGGTTGCTGGCACCCACACCCGATATTACGGTGGGGAAGTGCATCGTTTGCCGTTACTGGAAAAAAATGGCTTCTTTCCCGATCTGGATGGTATTCCATCAGATATCCGCAAGCGGGCGAAATTACTGGTGATCAACTATCCCAACAGCCCCACCGGTGCGGTGGCCACCACCGATTTTTACAAGAAAGTGATCGAATTTGCCCACACTAACCAGATTATTGTGGTGCAGGACGCCGCCCACTGCATGTTGAACTATCAGGGTCCACCCACCAGTTTTCTGCAGGTGGATGGTGCCAAAGAAGTGGGTGTGGAAGTTCATTCCATGTCCAAAGGCTATAACATGATCGGCTGGCGACTGGGCTGGGTCTGTGGTCACCCCAAAATCGTGCAGGCTTATGCTGATGTGAAGGATAACAGCGATAGCGGCCAGTTTATGGCCATTCAGATGGCCGCAGCACAGGCACTGGCAAATCCAGAGATCCCACGGGCCGTGTGCGAAAAATACCGCCGTCGGCTGGAAAAGCTGGTGGCAGTCCTGAAAGATGTGGGTTTTGCAGCCCAGATGCCCGGTGGCACCTACTTTCTGTACACAAAGGCCCCAACTGGTGCAGGGGAGCGAAATTTTGCCAATGCGGAAGAAGCATCCCAGTTTTTGATCCATGAACAATCGGTCTGCACTGTGCCCTGGGACGATGCAGGTTCCTATTTACGCTTCTCTGCCACATATATTGCCCCCACCGAAGCGGATGAGGATGATTTGATGTCTGAAACACGTAAACGACTACACAATCTGAACTTACGTTTTTCGTAA
- the rlmN gene encoding 23S rRNA (adenine(2503)-C(2))-methyltransferase RlmN — protein MNLELPLLSTAKKAFLDTPVGDIQQWVAAQQQPAFRTAQVLRWLYQARAANFDSMTDLPAAFRTALQDQFHLFQANVVAHRIATDETHKLVLEWQDGKSIECVLLQEETRRTACISTQVGCGMGCVFCASGLKGVERNLSVGEILEQLVLLRNLTAPGERLSHIVVMGMGEPLANLDNLLAALEIAVSQKGLGIGARHITISTVGLPAKIRALADAGKQYHLAVSLHAPNDALRNQIVPTNANIGIEAILDAADYFYATTSRQVTYEYVLLGELNDQPADARELARLLRDRKAHVNLIPWNNVVDLPYRRPAPEAQNAFVTTLRHAGISVKVRKRKGADIDAACGQLRRKVLENMPQIAAAAQ, from the coding sequence ATGAATCTCGAGTTACCGTTACTTTCGACTGCCAAAAAGGCGTTTTTGGATACCCCAGTGGGCGATATCCAGCAATGGGTGGCTGCACAGCAACAACCTGCATTCCGCACTGCCCAGGTGCTGCGCTGGCTTTATCAGGCACGTGCCGCCAATTTCGACAGCATGACCGACCTGCCCGCAGCATTCCGCACTGCCCTGCAAGATCAATTTCACCTGTTTCAGGCCAATGTGGTGGCCCACCGGATTGCGACAGACGAAACCCACAAGTTAGTACTGGAGTGGCAGGACGGCAAATCGATTGAGTGCGTATTATTGCAGGAAGAAACCCGCCGCACCGCCTGTATCAGCACCCAGGTGGGGTGTGGCATGGGCTGTGTCTTTTGCGCCAGTGGCCTGAAGGGCGTTGAACGTAACCTCTCTGTTGGTGAGATCTTAGAGCAATTAGTCCTGTTGCGAAACCTGACCGCACCTGGGGAACGCCTGTCCCACATTGTGGTGATGGGGATGGGTGAACCATTGGCCAATCTGGATAACCTGCTGGCGGCACTTGAAATCGCTGTTTCGCAGAAAGGACTGGGCATCGGTGCCCGCCATATCACCATTTCGACCGTGGGACTGCCCGCAAAAATACGTGCCCTGGCTGATGCGGGCAAACAGTACCACCTGGCTGTTTCTCTGCACGCACCCAACGATGCATTGCGGAATCAGATTGTGCCCACCAATGCCAATATTGGGATTGAAGCAATTCTGGACGCGGCAGACTATTTTTACGCAACTACTTCCCGGCAAGTAACTTACGAATATGTTCTGTTGGGCGAATTGAACGATCAGCCTGCTGATGCCCGCGAATTAGCCCGCCTGCTGCGGGATCGCAAGGCCCACGTGAATCTGATTCCGTGGAACAATGTTGTGGATCTGCCCTATCGTCGCCCCGCACCCGAGGCACAGAACGCCTTCGTTACCACCCTGCGTCACGCGGGAATCAGCGTGAAGGTGCGGAAACGCAAAGGTGCGGATATCGATGCTGCCTGCGGACAACTTCGCAGAAAAGTGCTGGAAAACATGCCACAAATCGCTGCTGCCGCACAGTAA
- a CDS encoding elongation factor G encodes MLTYHEKDIRTIALVGHRASGKTSLADALLHKAHAVERLGNVDDETSISDYDDEEHKHHFSIDTSVLHFEHEGKFVNLLDAPGYPDFIGAAMESLTAVETAVTVISATSGVEVMTRRMFEAAGRYGLTRLIVINKCDADNIHFPELLQNIQDTFGRQCVLFNVPDGLGADFHGVLSVMNPPAEVPATAPMRPADLRAQLVDAIVECDEEMMTRYLEAGELSLEELEQAVPRAVEAGTVIPIFCTGAKQEQGIEELLHALAMYSSTPWHAKERLNGYLAGANGHTDSFAAADEAGEFLGLVFKNVHDKYVGHLSFIRVLSGKMDSAHQLLNLRTKKANRIPQILMIQGKTLQPVQEAYPGDIVAVAKIDDLHIGDTIAFTKDAPQLPLPEFPKPMYGLAVEPKSRGDEQKISQSLHKMADEDPTFIISHDEQTHQMVMNGVSQLHLEVIQERLKHRFDLEVVTKEPKIPYRETITTDAAGEYKHKKQSGGRGQFGEVHLRIYPLSRDIHTKEELEAQFANKHRFEKLRHVSYHPEYNFAFIDHIVGGTIPNQFMPAVEKGCLELLARGAISGNRIQDLAVEVHFGKDHPVDSSEAAFKIAGRLALKKAILAAHPVLMEPIVHLEVNIAAKYTGAILSDLNSRRGHVHDQDSLPGDITVIKAHVPLAEITRYAAQLGSITQGTGSYTMEFSHFDIVPMNVQQQIISKVAAHADEDEA; translated from the coding sequence ATGTTAACGTATCACGAAAAAGACATCCGCACCATTGCCCTCGTGGGCCATCGTGCCAGTGGAAAGACTTCCCTGGCGGATGCATTGTTGCACAAAGCCCACGCGGTCGAGCGGCTGGGCAACGTCGACGATGAAACCAGCATTTCCGACTATGACGATGAAGAGCACAAGCACCACTTTTCCATTGATACATCGGTGCTGCACTTCGAGCATGAAGGCAAATTTGTCAATCTGTTAGACGCACCCGGCTATCCGGACTTTATTGGTGCGGCAATGGAATCGCTGACCGCAGTAGAAACCGCCGTTACGGTCATTTCCGCCACCAGTGGGGTAGAAGTAATGACTCGCCGCATGTTTGAAGCGGCAGGCCGGTACGGTCTTACCCGCCTGATCGTCATCAATAAGTGCGATGCAGACAACATTCATTTTCCGGAATTACTGCAGAATATTCAGGACACGTTCGGTCGGCAGTGCGTGCTGTTTAATGTACCCGATGGGCTGGGGGCCGATTTTCACGGAGTGCTGTCTGTGATGAATCCCCCTGCAGAAGTTCCAGCGACCGCACCGATGCGGCCTGCGGATCTGCGGGCCCAGTTGGTTGATGCCATTGTTGAGTGTGATGAAGAGATGATGACCCGCTACCTGGAAGCGGGTGAATTATCGCTGGAAGAACTGGAACAAGCCGTCCCACGTGCGGTGGAAGCGGGAACGGTGATACCGATTTTCTGCACGGGTGCCAAACAGGAACAGGGCATTGAAGAATTATTGCACGCACTGGCGATGTATTCCTCCACCCCGTGGCACGCCAAAGAACGCCTGAATGGTTATCTGGCGGGTGCAAACGGCCACACAGATTCGTTCGCAGCGGCTGATGAAGCAGGTGAATTTCTTGGGCTGGTCTTCAAAAACGTCCACGATAAGTACGTGGGTCACCTCAGTTTTATTCGGGTGCTATCGGGCAAGATGGATAGTGCCCACCAGTTGCTGAATTTGCGGACGAAAAAGGCGAATCGCATCCCACAGATCCTGATGATTCAAGGAAAAACACTGCAGCCGGTGCAGGAAGCCTACCCTGGGGATATCGTGGCGGTGGCAAAAATCGACGACCTGCACATCGGAGATACGATTGCATTCACCAAAGATGCCCCCCAGTTGCCGCTACCGGAATTTCCGAAGCCGATGTACGGTTTGGCGGTAGAACCCAAAAGCCGTGGGGATGAGCAGAAAATCTCACAAAGTCTTCATAAAATGGCCGACGAAGACCCCACGTTTATCATTTCGCACGATGAACAGACCCACCAGATGGTGATGAATGGGGTCAGTCAGTTGCATCTGGAAGTCATTCAGGAGCGTCTGAAGCACCGCTTCGACCTGGAAGTGGTCACCAAAGAGCCGAAAATTCCCTATCGGGAAACGATCACCACGGATGCGGCAGGGGAATACAAGCACAAGAAACAATCAGGCGGACGTGGGCAATTCGGCGAGGTGCATCTGCGGATTTACCCACTGTCGCGAGATATTCACACCAAAGAGGAACTGGAAGCGCAGTTTGCCAATAAACACCGATTTGAGAAATTGCGCCATGTGAGTTACCACCCAGAGTATAATTTCGCATTTATCGACCACATTGTGGGTGGGACAATTCCCAACCAGTTCATGCCTGCCGTCGAAAAAGGCTGCCTGGAACTCCTCGCACGTGGGGCGATTTCGGGCAACCGCATCCAGGATCTGGCGGTGGAAGTGCACTTCGGCAAAGACCACCCAGTGGATAGTTCCGAAGCGGCCTTCAAAATTGCTGGTCGACTGGCACTGAAAAAGGCGATTCTGGCTGCCCACCCGGTGTTGATGGAACCGATTGTGCATCTGGAAGTTAACATCGCTGCCAAATACACGGGTGCGATTCTTAGCGATCTGAACAGCCGACGTGGTCACGTGCACGATCAGGATAGCCTGCCAGGCGACATTACGGTGATTAAAGCCCACGTGCCACTGGCCGAAATCACCCGCTACGCCGCCCAGTTGGGCAGCATTACCCAGGGAACGGGATCTTACACAATGGAGTTCAGCCACTTCGACATCGTGCCGATGAACGTGCAGCAACAGATTATCAGCAAAGTTGCCGCCCACGCTGATGAGGATGAGGCGTAA
- the hisA gene encoding 1-(5-phosphoribosyl)-5-[(5-phosphoribosylamino)methylideneamino]imidazole-4-carboxamide isomerase: MQILPAIDLRGGKCVRLRQGDYAQETIFGHDPVAMARRWVSEGATMLHLVDLDGAKIGQPANTEAITAIVRGVDVPCQVGGGMRTEEHIAQTLAAGVQRVIIGTRALQDPLWVREIVERFPGKIVLGLDARDGKVATHGWLTTSDASLLDVAREFAQWPLAAIVYTDIARDGMMNGPNLEGLTELANAVPLPVIASGGVTTLEDVVTLSQRGLAGCIIGRALYEGQLELTAVLEALSAAAGNKTTPTEST; the protein is encoded by the coding sequence ATGCAAATATTACCGGCAATCGATCTGCGTGGGGGAAAATGCGTTCGATTGCGGCAGGGCGATTATGCCCAGGAAACGATTTTTGGCCACGATCCGGTCGCCATGGCCCGCAGGTGGGTCTCCGAAGGTGCCACCATGCTGCACCTGGTGGATCTGGATGGGGCGAAAATCGGCCAGCCCGCCAACACCGAAGCAATCACGGCGATCGTGCGTGGGGTGGATGTCCCCTGTCAGGTCGGCGGGGGAATGCGAACGGAAGAGCATATCGCCCAGACCCTGGCCGCAGGCGTCCAGCGGGTGATCATTGGCACGCGGGCACTGCAGGACCCACTGTGGGTGCGGGAAATAGTCGAACGTTTTCCCGGAAAAATTGTCTTGGGTTTGGATGCCCGCGATGGTAAAGTGGCAACACATGGATGGTTAACCACCTCGGATGCCAGCTTGCTGGATGTGGCCCGTGAATTTGCCCAATGGCCACTGGCAGCAATTGTTTACACCGACATTGCCCGAGATGGTATGATGAATGGACCGAATCTGGAAGGACTTACTGAGTTGGCGAATGCTGTCCCGCTGCCAGTGATTGCTTCCGGTGGGGTGACAACGCTGGAAGATGTGGTTACCCTCTCCCAACGTGGCCTGGCGGGATGTATTATTGGCCGGGCCTTGTACGAAGGACAGTTGGAATTGACTGCTGTTCTGGAGGCATTATCTGCCGCAGCAGGAAACAAGACGACCCCGACGGAGTCGACCTGA
- a CDS encoding WD40 repeat domain-containing serine/threonine protein kinase, which yields MMEPSQPPQNPDDQPTRVGKFPDMETPDQQQAPLTEVESADGPPMTSREQGIEPIQKVIGRHALKTILGRGGMGVVYLARHLDLNRDVALKLIPSGLGADPTEVARFVAEAETVAALNHPNIVQIYDVGRDGDYSFLTMECINGGTLFQLIQKQRLPLITAVQLVRTLTMAIHFAHQRGIIHRDLKPGNVLLQYVDGIPTDSESVVWLPGKQESDPARAALLKLADFGLAKRLDKPLHLTQDGQAVGTPNYMAPEQALGQTENVSVRTDVYALGAILYELVTGRPPFVGNSTIEILKAVCFEDPVPPSQLRTDCPKDLEEIILRCLAKNPTDRYFDALALASALGRYLDAREDRTRLLKPVSLSPRRKVPWPIFGLILLSLVALGWLAREIWRDGSVKEPNSTAIEFAEKQNASQRTAVLEAVEKLNRTYPAGYPDDEEYESGMETLREEIRTARANPNLAIPVETLMEMERAWAGKKLMEVQSTTVPGCTTVAMHPQNKLVAIGAGKEVKFWRKRPGEQTFSSIESNGTIQALCWSTNGEQLAIASTTGVLEIYLGETRRKLKTSPTWPGKGVPRHLRWLSDTQWVLEEQNGRPWLYDTVANRWDAPPGVTDELMKDTRVIRWHPSVFVRIGADYKYYKHIGSNKPIQWVPDFSWAGGIAVYDTLFVTRDGTVTVYVPPFGIRKTTFAADIEITSFYAPFCAAHNVVHSRNEMVTSSRNLGEICLFDSTIGNVLTLPLNRIVDRDYAALSDDGFHLLFVDSVGKITWYERQPAIYPVVDFSIREVHQPVLDLQLSKDGLTLYSLHAGGIAVRNATTGKVERQIAIVDGAPQVVRELPEKPAQPCVAFQVCPSNGDDPESLLVGCADANLYLINAQTGRNRKKHELSPQGAKISLIDYSTSTLGTLVLAEDAHTTGFAEYWSGPFGTHSSVKLPHHCRFVDGRILRNRSIAILLDEKGFIFLWKPGSPAKKIAHRENLPHLGWVKSLAPLIEQWERNGLDKVLPELSVERLDLPEKSEIIHNHPLWVKKNISSFEDTEKSIQLWSREHNLPLAPAISFPSDVTSILVDGERFWTATSLGEIRLWHHRIRK from the coding sequence ATGATGGAACCTTCCCAGCCACCCCAGAATCCCGACGACCAGCCCACGCGGGTGGGGAAGTTTCCTGATATGGAAACGCCTGACCAGCAGCAGGCACCGTTGACCGAGGTAGAATCGGCAGATGGTCCACCGATGACCAGCAGGGAACAGGGCATTGAACCGATCCAGAAAGTGATTGGCAGACATGCCCTGAAGACAATTCTGGGCCGAGGTGGGATGGGTGTGGTGTATCTGGCACGGCACCTCGATTTGAACCGCGACGTGGCATTAAAGCTGATTCCATCCGGCCTGGGGGCAGATCCTACCGAAGTGGCGCGATTTGTGGCAGAAGCGGAGACCGTTGCCGCACTGAACCATCCGAATATTGTGCAGATTTATGATGTGGGCCGCGATGGTGATTACAGTTTTCTGACAATGGAATGCATCAACGGTGGTACGCTGTTTCAATTGATCCAGAAACAACGCTTACCATTAATCACAGCGGTGCAACTGGTCCGCACGCTGACAATGGCGATCCATTTTGCCCACCAGCGGGGGATTATTCACCGCGATTTAAAACCAGGCAATGTTCTGTTGCAATATGTGGATGGCATTCCCACCGATAGTGAAAGTGTGGTGTGGCTGCCTGGGAAACAGGAAAGTGATCCCGCACGGGCCGCTTTGCTGAAACTGGCCGACTTTGGGCTGGCAAAACGCCTGGACAAGCCACTGCATCTGACCCAGGATGGGCAGGCAGTGGGCACACCCAATTACATGGCACCAGAACAGGCACTGGGGCAGACCGAAAATGTTTCGGTACGCACCGATGTTTACGCACTAGGGGCAATACTGTATGAACTGGTGACAGGCAGGCCACCATTTGTGGGCAACAGTACCATAGAGATCCTGAAAGCCGTGTGCTTTGAAGACCCCGTGCCACCCAGCCAGTTGCGAACCGATTGCCCCAAAGACCTGGAAGAGATTATTCTGCGCTGCCTGGCAAAGAACCCCACCGATCGGTACTTTGATGCGTTGGCATTAGCCAGTGCCCTGGGGCGGTATTTGGATGCTCGCGAAGATCGCACGCGGTTATTGAAACCCGTTTCTTTGAGCCCCCGTAGGAAAGTTCCCTGGCCGATATTCGGCTTGATTCTGCTTTCGCTGGTCGCATTGGGTTGGCTGGCACGGGAAATCTGGCGCGACGGATCTGTAAAAGAACCCAACAGCACTGCTATCGAGTTCGCAGAAAAACAAAATGCCAGCCAACGCACCGCGGTGCTGGAGGCGGTGGAGAAATTAAATCGAACTTATCCGGCAGGCTATCCCGATGATGAGGAATACGAATCGGGCATGGAAACATTGCGGGAAGAGATTCGCACGGCGAGAGCAAATCCCAATTTAGCGATTCCTGTCGAAACGCTGATGGAAATGGAACGAGCCTGGGCAGGCAAAAAGTTAATGGAAGTGCAGAGTACAACGGTACCCGGTTGTACCACCGTGGCGATGCACCCCCAGAATAAACTGGTAGCGATTGGTGCGGGCAAAGAAGTGAAGTTCTGGCGCAAACGACCGGGCGAACAGACATTCAGCAGCATCGAATCTAATGGTACTATTCAGGCACTCTGCTGGTCAACGAATGGCGAGCAGCTGGCAATTGCCAGCACCACAGGTGTGCTGGAAATTTATCTTGGCGAAACGCGGCGCAAGTTAAAAACCAGCCCCACATGGCCGGGAAAAGGAGTTCCGAGACATTTACGTTGGCTATCCGATACCCAGTGGGTGCTGGAAGAACAGAATGGTCGCCCGTGGTTGTATGATACGGTGGCTAATCGCTGGGATGCCCCACCAGGTGTGACCGATGAATTGATGAAGGATACGAGAGTCATTCGTTGGCATCCCAGTGTATTCGTCAGAATCGGTGCTGATTACAAATACTACAAGCATATAGGCTCAAATAAGCCAATCCAGTGGGTACCTGATTTTTCCTGGGCAGGCGGAATTGCTGTCTATGACACACTATTTGTAACTAGGGATGGCACCGTAACAGTATATGTGCCACCGTTCGGCATCAGAAAAACTACATTTGCTGCAGATATAGAGATAACATCATTTTATGCACCTTTTTGTGCTGCACATAATGTAGTTCATTCCAGAAATGAGATGGTTACCTCATCTAGAAATCTTGGAGAAATTTGTCTCTTTGATTCTACGATTGGCAATGTTCTAACTTTGCCATTGAACCGAATTGTTGATAGGGACTATGCTGCCTTATCCGATGATGGCTTTCACCTTTTGTTTGTCGATTCCGTTGGAAAAATCACCTGGTACGAACGACAGCCCGCCATCTACCCAGTGGTGGACTTTTCCATTCGTGAAGTTCATCAGCCAGTGCTTGATCTGCAACTCAGTAAAGATGGGCTGACGCTCTACTCTCTGCACGCGGGTGGGATTGCGGTGCGGAACGCCACAACGGGTAAAGTCGAACGGCAGATCGCCATCGTAGATGGTGCCCCACAGGTGGTGCGGGAATTGCCCGAAAAACCTGCCCAGCCGTGTGTCGCTTTTCAGGTATGCCCTTCCAACGGTGACGATCCCGAATCACTTCTGGTGGGCTGTGCCGATGCCAATCTTTACCTGATCAATGCCCAGACGGGCAGAAACCGCAAAAAGCATGAACTGTCACCGCAGGGAGCCAAAATTTCCCTAATTGATTATTCCACAAGCACTTTGGGCACATTGGTGCTGGCAGAAGATGCCCACACCACTGGGTTTGCGGAATACTGGTCGGGACCGTTTGGGACACACTCTTCGGTAAAATTGCCGCACCACTGTCGCTTTGTGGATGGGCGTATATTGCGAAATCGCTCTATCGCAATATTGCTGGATGAGAAAGGATTCATTTTCCTCTGGAAGCCAGGAAGTCCGGCAAAGAAAATAGCTCACCGGGAAAATCTCCCCCACCTTGGGTGGGTGAAAAGTCTCGCACCACTGATTGAACAGTGGGAACGCAACGGGTTAGACAAAGTTTTACCGGAGTTGAGTGTCGAACGGCTGGATTTGCCCGAAAAAAGCGAAATCATCCACAATCACCCACTGTGGGTTAAGAAGAACATCAGTTCTTTTGAAGACACAGAAAAGTCGATTCAGCTTTGGTCGCGGGAACACAACCTGCCACTGGCACCCGCGATCAGTTTTCCGAGCGATGTGACCAGTATTCTGGTCGATGGCGAACGCTTCTGGACCGCCACCAGTCTTGGGGAAATTCGGCTGTGGCACCACCGCATCCGGAAATGA
- a CDS encoding alkaline phosphatase family protein, with product MRQITKPGILGVLALLLGTVSTAGAAPEPPKLLVLVVFDQLRGDYVARWSKHYSKDGFERIKAEGAWYDNCHYPYAGTFTGPGHASLMTGCSPNDHGIVGNSWFDRKSGKVVNCVTSPRHQRVPAPIQREKQDPAKDPATTGTAERLIAETFGDVLKKHTQGKGKLVGLSFKDRGAILPVGAKADAAYWVDSKDGMLITSTFFRAAPHAWVSKLNQSRMIDQWFGKNWDYFVSDLDYTPESGPDDIRYEGKGSKQGITFPHPTDGGLKKPGSAYYSALYNSPYGNEFLLGVAKTAIVAESLGKDDVPDLLTISFSSNDSVGHCWGPDSHEVMDMTIRTDRIVAELLKYLDATVGKGEYLLCLSADHGICPLPEVAASKKLDAQRLSAKLVQTTILKHLDKTFPSDVPAGKTKWINSTSNGWVYLNEKVLEARKLDAKKVAAEVALAASAIPGVARMITADQITSATAEKLMNDPILAQMKLSYHPERCGEVTFVLKPYWLFGELNATGTTHGAPYEYDTHVPLMVYGKGVQHLRSGQKIAPQAIASIFADAVGCAPPAKAAFQVPQGLFAEDQPK from the coding sequence GTGAGGCAGATAACCAAACCTGGCATCCTTGGCGTGCTGGCATTATTGCTGGGCACAGTTAGTACTGCGGGTGCGGCACCAGAACCGCCAAAGCTGCTGGTACTGGTGGTATTTGATCAGTTGCGGGGCGATTATGTCGCTCGCTGGTCGAAGCACTACAGCAAAGATGGTTTTGAACGCATCAAGGCCGAAGGTGCCTGGTACGACAACTGCCACTATCCCTACGCGGGCACGTTCACTGGTCCTGGGCATGCTTCGTTAATGACAGGTTGCAGCCCCAACGATCATGGTATCGTGGGGAATTCCTGGTTTGATCGAAAATCGGGCAAAGTAGTGAATTGTGTGACCAGTCCCCGCCACCAGCGGGTACCAGCACCGATTCAGAGAGAGAAGCAGGATCCTGCGAAAGACCCAGCCACGACTGGAACCGCAGAACGACTGATTGCAGAAACTTTCGGCGATGTGCTGAAAAAACATACCCAGGGCAAGGGAAAACTGGTGGGCCTGTCTTTCAAAGACCGTGGGGCCATTTTGCCCGTGGGTGCCAAGGCAGATGCCGCTTATTGGGTGGATAGTAAAGACGGTATGCTGATCACCTCCACTTTTTTCCGTGCAGCGCCCCACGCGTGGGTCAGCAAACTGAATCAATCGCGAATGATTGACCAATGGTTTGGCAAAAACTGGGACTATTTTGTTTCCGACCTTGATTACACTCCTGAAAGTGGGCCGGATGATATTCGATATGAAGGGAAAGGGTCGAAGCAGGGGATTACTTTCCCCCACCCCACAGATGGCGGGCTGAAAAAGCCGGGCAGTGCCTATTACAGTGCGTTGTACAATTCGCCTTACGGCAACGAATTTCTGCTGGGAGTGGCCAAAACGGCGATTGTGGCCGAATCACTTGGGAAAGATGATGTGCCAGACCTCTTAACAATCAGCTTTTCCAGTAACGACAGTGTGGGCCACTGCTGGGGGCCGGATTCCCACGAAGTGATGGATATGACCATCCGCACCGATCGGATTGTGGCCGAATTGCTGAAATATCTGGATGCCACCGTGGGCAAAGGGGAATACCTGCTCTGCCTGAGTGCGGATCATGGTATTTGCCCATTACCTGAAGTGGCAGCCAGCAAAAAACTGGATGCTCAGCGGCTATCGGCGAAACTGGTGCAGACCACCATTCTGAAACATCTGGATAAAACATTTCCCAGCGATGTACCTGCTGGCAAAACCAAGTGGATCAACAGCACTTCCAACGGGTGGGTGTATCTCAACGAAAAAGTGCTGGAAGCCAGAAAACTCGATGCGAAAAAAGTAGCTGCAGAAGTGGCTTTGGCAGCAAGTGCGATCCCAGGTGTGGCCCGCATGATAACAGCCGATCAGATCACCAGTGCGACGGCGGAAAAATTAATGAATGATCCGATATTGGCCCAGATGAAGCTCTCTTATCATCCCGAGCGGTGCGGCGAAGTAACCTTTGTGCTGAAGCCATATTGGTTGTTTGGTGAATTGAACGCCACCGGAACCACCCACGGTGCCCCGTATGAATATGACACCCACGTGCCACTGATGGTGTATGGTAAAGGGGTGCAACACCTGCGTTCTGGCCAGAAAATCGCCCCACAGGCGATTGCCAGTATTTTCGCAGACGCAGTGGGTTGTGCCCCACCTGCGAAGGCAGCGTTTCAAGTGCCCCAGGGGTTGTTTGCAGAGGATCAACCCAAATAG